Proteins from one Triticum aestivum cultivar Chinese Spring chromosome 7A, IWGSC CS RefSeq v2.1, whole genome shotgun sequence genomic window:
- the LOC123151218 gene encoding early nodulin-93 produces MSTVTRAYLDQRLAAAKRCSKEAAMAGVKAAAVATVAAAVPTLASVRMLPWVRAHLNPTGQALIISTVAGMAYFIVADKTILSMARKHSHEMAPEHLKNTSFH; encoded by the exons ATGTCGACGGTGACCCGTGCCTACCTCGACCAGAGGCTCGCCGCCGCCAAGCGCTGCTCCAAAG AGGCTGCTATGGCGGGAGTCAAGGCCGCGGCGGTCGCCACCGTCGCTGCCGCAGTGCCCACC CTGGCGAGCGTGAGGATGCTGCCGTGGGTGAGGGCGCACCTGAACCCCACAGGACAGGCGCTCATCATCTCCACGGTCGCCGGGATGgcctacttcatcgtcgccgacaAGACCATCCTCTCCATGGCCAGGAAGCACTCGCACGAGATGGCGCCAGAGCACCTGAAGAACACCTCCTTCCACTAA